One segment of Marvinbryantia formatexigens DSM 14469 DNA contains the following:
- a CDS encoding AAA family ATPase, producing the protein MQKLQTVNADTLLYEPLEKPSFVVDGLIPTGLTLFCGSQKIGKSWLMLKLCLCVSQGIPLWDMPTQEGDVLYLCLEDTFCRIQDRLFHLTDEASGRLHFAVASDKLSDGLIVQLEDYLKEYPDSRLIVIDTLQKVRTASKDNAYASDYGDISLIKDFADRHSLAVIVVHHIRKQNDSDVFNKVSGTTGLTGSADATFVLEQESRASNAAKLYVTGRDTPYQEFTLRFHDCSWELVERKEQEQLAKEAIPDVLFRLVDFMQGREGWTGTATELLEQMGETGTPPNIMTKRLNEYRASFLSENNIRYGYHRKKGCREISLTRQSGDGGDGDDG; encoded by the coding sequence ATGCAGAAGTTACAGACGGTCAACGCCGACACGCTCCTTTATGAACCACTTGAGAAGCCGTCCTTTGTGGTGGACGGTCTGATCCCCACGGGCTTAACCTTGTTCTGCGGCTCACAGAAAATCGGCAAGAGCTGGCTCATGCTAAAACTCTGCCTTTGCGTGTCGCAGGGAATCCCCTTATGGGATATGCCCACACAGGAGGGCGATGTGCTTTACCTCTGTTTGGAGGACACGTTCTGCCGCATACAAGACAGGCTGTTCCATTTGACGGATGAAGCGAGCGGGCGGCTTCACTTTGCGGTGGCAAGCGACAAGCTGTCAGACGGTCTTATCGTGCAATTGGAGGATTATTTAAAAGAATATCCCGACAGCAGACTCATTGTCATTGACACCTTGCAGAAAGTCCGCACCGCTTCCAAAGACAACGCCTATGCAAGCGATTACGGGGACATCTCCCTTATCAAAGACTTTGCCGACAGGCACTCTCTGGCGGTCATTGTCGTCCACCACATCCGAAAGCAGAATGACAGCGACGTGTTCAACAAAGTGTCTGGAACGACGGGATTGACGGGGAGTGCGGACGCAACCTTTGTTTTAGAACAGGAAAGCCGTGCGTCCAATGCCGCCAAGCTGTATGTGACGGGCAGGGACACGCCCTATCAGGAGTTTACGCTCCGTTTCCATGATTGCAGTTGGGAACTGGTGGAGCGTAAGGAGCAGGAACAGCTTGCAAAAGAAGCGATACCAGACGTCCTTTTTCGGCTGGTGGATTTCATGCAGGGCAGGGAGGGATGGACTGGGACGGCAACGGAGCTTCTGGAACAGATGGGGGAAACGGGAACGCCGCCCAACATCATGACGAAGCGGCTCAACGAATACCGTGCCAGTTTCCTAAGCGAAAACAACATCCGTTACGGCTACCACAGGAAGAAAGGATGCAGGGAGATTTCCCTCACAAGGCAGTCGGGTGACGGTGGTGACGGTGATGACGGTTAG
- a CDS encoding SDR family NAD(P)-dependent oxidoreductase yields the protein MKNNKIALITGCTSGIGKALSVKFAQQGYNLILVAKNKDKLKELSNHLSQTFRIKSVFIVYGLEKPEAAEYVFRRVQELDLKIDVLVNNAGFNEFGSFIKTSREKEHDMMYLHMFFVTDMMKLFLPSMVDNKEGKILNIGSTGSYISCPYDAVYAATKSYILSVSKGISSELKGTGVTITTLCPGSTKTEFAAKAGMEDTLLFKLFVMSPERVADIAYKAVMKRKTIVVAGIYNKILVMSSYILPNRFVDYISKMMLGKQRQVG from the coding sequence ATGAAAAATAATAAAATAGCTTTGATAACAGGCTGTACAAGCGGAATAGGAAAGGCTCTGTCTGTCAAATTTGCACAGCAAGGTTACAACTTGATTTTGGTAGCAAAAAATAAGGATAAATTGAAAGAATTATCAAATCATCTGTCGCAGACTTTCCGCATAAAATCAGTTTTCATTGTTTATGGACTAGAAAAGCCAGAAGCCGCTGAATATGTATTCCGTAGAGTACAGGAATTGGATTTGAAAATTGATGTGCTTGTTAATAATGCGGGTTTTAATGAGTTTGGAAGTTTTATTAAAACAAGCAGGGAAAAAGAGCATGATATGATGTACTTACATATGTTTTTTGTAACAGATATGATGAAATTATTCCTGCCCTCAATGGTAGATAACAAAGAGGGAAAGATTTTAAATATTGGTTCAACAGGCTCTTACATATCATGTCCCTATGATGCTGTTTATGCGGCAACAAAATCATATATTTTATCTGTGTCAAAAGGAATTAGTTCAGAACTCAAAGGCACTGGCGTAACAATCACAACTCTATGCCCAGGTTCTACAAAAACAGAATTTGCAGCTAAAGCAGGCATGGAAGATACTTTATTATTTAAATTGTTTGTTATGTCGCCAGAACGGGTTGCTGATATAGCTTATAAAGCTGTTATGAAAAGAAAAACGATAGTCGTGGCAGGAATTTACAATAAGATACTCGTTATGTCATCTTACATCCTACCAAATAGATTCGTTGATTATATTAGTAAGATGATGTTAGGAAAACAACGTCAAGTAGGATAA
- a CDS encoding YdbC family protein has product MKEIQYEIVKEIAVLSMSDSGYTKEINLISWNGNELKYDIRSFSPNREKCGKGITLTADEAAALLKALQEELNSGD; this is encoded by the coding sequence ATGAAAGAAATCCAGTATGAGATTGTAAAGGAAATCGCCGTGTTGTCTATGAGCGACAGCGGCTATACAAAGGAAATCAATTTAATCTCATGGAACGGGAACGAGCTAAAGTATGACATCCGCAGCTTTTCCCCTAACCGTGAGAAGTGCGGAAAGGGAATCACGTTGACCGCTGATGAAGCGGCGGCTCTCCTTAAAGCATTGCAGGAAGAATTGAACAGCGGGGATTGA
- a CDS encoding DUF5680 domain-containing protein encodes MNLEEKLQMLRKKNGYSQEQLADKIGIARQTVSKWENGQAIPELNGLILLSELYGVTIDRIVKDDDECNILLCKSADIDLNKVVSFLVSAKKNTYPVNENKVQSSRMKSSDFCYAENEYTYYDTYLGGEKFTGEEAVWYYDNPIWCMNYTGRIIGDNFNNGFLKEVLLQVTEKFPYRGPQMYTKGDYHYHCKVDGEFVWFQGYEDIFYLDEKIYECYFHGGVIQ; translated from the coding sequence ATGAATTTAGAAGAAAAATTACAAATGCTAAGGAAGAAGAATGGTTATTCTCAAGAGCAACTGGCAGATAAGATTGGGATAGCAAGGCAGACTGTAAGCAAATGGGAAAACGGACAGGCAATTCCAGAATTGAATGGCTTGATATTATTAAGCGAATTATATGGCGTAACCATTGACAGAATAGTGAAAGATGATGATGAGTGCAACATTTTATTATGCAAGAGTGCGGATATTGACCTCAATAAAGTTGTTTCCTTTTTGGTTTCGGCAAAAAAGAATACTTATCCAGTCAATGAAAATAAAGTACAATCTTCCAGAATGAAATCCAGTGATTTTTGTTATGCAGAAAATGAGTATACATATTATGATACATATTTAGGTGGAGAAAAATTTACTGGTGAAGAAGCGGTATGGTACTATGATAATCCTATTTGGTGCATGAATTATACTGGTCGGATTATAGGGGATAATTTTAACAATGGCTTTTTGAAAGAAGTTTTGTTGCAGGTTACGGAAAAATTCCCTTATCGGGGACCACAAATGTATACAAAAGGCGATTACCATTATCATTGTAAAGTAGATGGTGAATTTGTTTGGTTTCAAGGGTACGAAGATATTTTTTATTTGGATGAAAAAATTTATGAATGTTATTTTCATGGAGGCGTGATTCAATAG
- a CDS encoding ParB/RepB/Spo0J family partition protein yields the protein MKKQDFKVLKTADLYPFPDNPFHVVEDEMLSELAESIKEFGIVTPIITRPKEDGNGYEVIAGQRRVRASELAGINTIPAFVLPLDRDRAIITLVDSNLQRENILPSERAFAYKMKSEAMKRQGFRTDLTSSQVGTKLRTDDKVAQGFGVSRMTVQRFIRLTELIPPILQMVDEGKIALTPAVELSFLKKDEQENLFATMESEEATPSLSQAQRMKTLSQSGRLDMDTIFAIMTEEKGNQKETVKIGMERLKKYFPKGTTPKQMEDTIIKLLERELQRKRGRDSR from the coding sequence ATGAAGAAACAGGATTTTAAGGTATTAAAGACCGCAGATTTATATCCGTTTCCCGACAATCCTTTTCATGTGGTGGAGGATGAAATGTTATCAGAATTAGCGGAAAGCATTAAGGAGTTTGGAATCGTAACGCCGATAATCACACGCCCGAAAGAGGACGGGAACGGTTATGAGGTCATTGCAGGACAGCGGCGTGTCCGTGCTTCGGAGCTTGCAGGGATAAATACAATCCCCGCCTTTGTCCTGCCCTTAGACCGTGACCGAGCCATCATCACCCTTGTAGACAGCAACTTGCAACGAGAAAATATTCTGCCGAGTGAGCGGGCGTTTGCCTACAAAATGAAATCCGAAGCCATGAAGCGGCAGGGATTTCGCACAGACTTAACCTCGTCACAAGTTGGGACGAAGTTGCGGACGGACGATAAAGTGGCGCAGGGCTTCGGCGTTAGCAGGATGACCGTGCAGCGTTTTATCCGCTTGACGGAGCTGATACCGCCGATTCTGCAGATGGTGGACGAGGGGAAAATCGCCCTCACGCCTGCGGTGGAACTGTCCTTTCTGAAGAAAGACGAGCAGGAAAACCTATTCGCCACAATGGAGAGCGAGGAAGCAACGCCCTCACTCTCACAGGCACAGCGGATGAAAACCTTGAGCCAGAGCGGGCGGCTTGACATGGATACCATCTTTGCGATTATGACGGAGGAAAAGGGAAACCAGAAAGAAACCGTGAAAATCGGCATGGAGAGGTTAAAGAAATACTTCCCGAAAGGCACAACGCCGAAGCAGATGGAGGACACCATCATCAAACTTTTGGAGCGTGAATTGCAGAGGAAACGGGGCAGGGACAGCCGCTAA
- a CDS encoding radical SAM protein — protein MDIIEQKINTKDYLTKSNLPASDYVINPYVVCTHACKYCYARFMKRFTGHKEEWGKFIDIKQCEKPINLKRLKGKSVFMSSVTDCYNSYEEKYGITRKILEQLVNADCQLTISTKSMLILRDIELLKRMSNLKVAFSINTLDDNFRADMDKGSSIKDRLHAIEKLHNVGIHTVLFMSPIFPYITEWKDIIDSTKENVCEYWFENLNLRGAYKSSILSYINTHYPDLKEKYEAIYLNKDSAYWNTLADLLNTYCDELGLNYVNYFYHEKLVKEKLNNQ, from the coding sequence ATGGATATTATAGAACAAAAAATAAATACGAAGGACTATTTAACGAAATCAAATTTGCCAGCAAGTGATTATGTGATAAATCCCTATGTCGTCTGTACTCATGCTTGTAAATACTGCTATGCAAGATTTATGAAAAGATTTACAGGGCATAAGGAAGAATGGGGAAAATTTATAGACATTAAGCAGTGTGAAAAACCTATTAACCTAAAGAGATTAAAGGGAAAATCTGTTTTTATGTCGTCTGTAACAGACTGTTATAATTCTTATGAGGAGAAATACGGCATCACAAGAAAGATATTAGAACAGCTTGTGAATGCAGATTGCCAACTTACAATTTCAACGAAATCAATGCTTATTTTACGGGATATAGAATTATTGAAAAGGATGTCCAATCTCAAAGTGGCATTTTCAATCAACACTTTAGATGACAATTTTAGGGCGGATATGGATAAAGGCAGTTCCATAAAGGACAGGCTTCATGCGATAGAGAAATTACATAATGTGGGTATCCATACGGTTTTGTTTATGTCTCCTATTTTTCCGTATATCACAGAATGGAAAGACATCATTGATAGTACGAAAGAGAATGTATGTGAATATTGGTTTGAAAATCTGAATCTTAGAGGGGCATACAAAAGCAGTATCCTCTCTTATATCAATACACACTATCCAGACTTAAAAGAAAAATATGAAGCAATTTATTTAAATAAAGACAGTGCATATTGGAATACGTTGGCTGATTTGCTCAACACGTATTGTGATGAACTGGGATTAAATTATGTCAATTACTTTTACCATGAAAAACTTGTTAAGGAAAAATTAAATAATCAATAG
- a CDS encoding sigma factor-like helix-turn-helix DNA-binding protein, translated as MAYNHGREDRKWRIWKEAEEKVLREHGVDEAVIEQIRIEDRADFNSNRRFYRWTSDFGEYLEGMADTEQQAEPNTVADLLDEIENETLYQTLLTVDKHTLLILLLKMQGYSTREIAAMAGLTERAVYKRLERLRKKLKPIFYPFGEI; from the coding sequence ATGGCATATAACCACGGACGTGAGGACAGAAAGTGGCGTATCTGGAAAGAAGCCGAAGAAAAAGTATTGCGTGAGCATGGCGTTGATGAAGCGGTCATTGAGCAAATCCGCATAGAAGACAGAGCGGACTTTAATTCTAACAGGCGGTTTTACCGATGGACGAGCGACTTCGGGGAATACCTTGAGGGAATGGCGGACACCGAACAGCAGGCAGAACCGAATACCGTTGCGGACTTGCTGGACGAGATTGAGAACGAAACACTGTACCAGACACTGCTTACAGTGGACAAGCATACCCTGCTCATTCTCCTGCTGAAAATGCAGGGGTATTCCACAAGGGAGATTGCGGCAATGGCAGGGCTTACCGAAAGGGCGGTCTACAAACGCCTTGAAAGGCTCCGTAAAAAATTAAAGCCTATTTTTTATCCTTTCGGGGAAATTTAA
- the mobV gene encoding MobV family relaxase, which produces MPYAILRFQKRKAGGVAACERHNERKKEAYKSNPDIDMQRSKDNYHLVNPPRYTYKKEINRMVAEAGCKVRKDSVMMVETLITASPEFMNQLPPEEQKAYFQTALDFISERVGKKNILSAVVHMDERTPHMHLCFVPLTPDNKLSAKAILGNQKSLSEWQTAYHERMSSRWNELERGQSSMETKRKHISTWLYKLGGRLDKQYEEIVSALSDINAFNAGKKRDKALELIAAWLPDVEKFSKEIGKQQAYIDSLKERIGQESDYAGRMRDEKYEQELKVQKANQRIFELQRTNEQMGRLLSKIPPEVLEELQRTGKTRPKER; this is translated from the coding sequence ATGCCCTATGCAATCCTGCGTTTCCAGAAACGAAAAGCAGGCGGCGTTGCGGCTTGCGAACGCCACAACGAGCGGAAGAAAGAAGCCTATAAAAGCAACCCAGATATTGATATGCAACGCTCCAAAGATAACTACCATCTTGTGAATCCGCCCCGTTACACCTACAAGAAAGAGATAAACCGAATGGTAGCCGAAGCGGGCTGCAAGGTAAGGAAAGACAGCGTGATGATGGTGGAAACGCTCATCACAGCTTCGCCAGAATTTATGAACCAGTTACCGCCCGAAGAACAGAAAGCGTATTTCCAGACAGCTCTTGACTTCATTTCGGAGCGTGTGGGGAAGAAAAATATTCTCTCCGCAGTTGTTCATATGGACGAGAGGACGCCCCATATGCACCTATGCTTTGTGCCGCTTACTCCAGATAACAAGCTCTCCGCAAAAGCCATCTTAGGCAACCAGAAATCCTTATCTGAGTGGCAGACCGCTTACCATGAGCGGATGTCCTCACGGTGGAACGAATTAGAAAGAGGTCAATCTTCAATGGAAACCAAGCGGAAGCATATCTCCACATGGCTCTATAAACTAGGCGGCAGGCTGGATAAACAGTATGAAGAAATCGTGTCTGCCCTCTCCGACATCAACGCCTTTAACGCAGGGAAAAAGCGTGATAAGGCTCTGGAACTGATTGCGGCATGGCTTCCAGACGTGGAGAAATTCTCTAAGGAAATCGGCAAACAGCAGGCGTATATCGACAGCTTGAAAGAGAGAATCGGGCAGGAATCCGACTATGCAGGGCGTATGCGTGATGAAAAGTACGAACAGGAACTAAAGGTACAGAAAGCCAACCAGAGGATATTTGAGTTGCAGAGAACCAATGAGCAGATGGGGCGGCTACTATCTAAAATCCCACCAGAAGTATTAGAGGAATTACAACGAACAGGCAAAACCAGACCAAAAGAAAGGTAG
- a CDS encoding ABC transporter ATP-binding protein has product MKKDSAQRKTGFARLMELAGQKRRKLIVACSLSVLSSAARMVPFFTIYSVISILIMSRFDLSAISRAQIGVPAGITLASALVYGICAYISSALAHTAAYDVIYELRIRLMDKLAKLPSGYFTATTQGSIKKIMSDDTEQIEVFIAHHLCDIAAAVATPVFTLLYLFCMDWRLALVVLLPILISFLLLGICLARPDKAALQTEMHDAQEAMQGTIVEYIHGMAVIKIFNRSLSAFRRYEGDITRFVNAVKKTAKANAWPMAAYYAFFGAQLLFLLPAGVLLLLRAEDYAGFLPVVFLFFLVGSGLKEPIENMMQMVIVSGKIIEGVSRMDGILLAEEISEGTGAAPQEYSVSFEDVSFSYVDGVKAVDHVSFTMRQGSVTGLVGPSGGGKSTLARLLLRFYETGEGCIRIGGVDIRDIPQEQLTHIVSYVFQENFLFHDTVENNIRMGDRSATMEQVREAAENAGIHDVIMRLPRGYQM; this is encoded by the coding sequence ATGAAAAAAGACAGTGCGCAGAGAAAGACCGGATTTGCCAGACTGATGGAGCTGGCGGGGCAGAAGAGACGGAAGCTGATTGTGGCGTGCAGTCTGTCGGTACTGTCGTCAGCGGCGCGTATGGTGCCGTTTTTTACGATTTACAGTGTGATTTCCATATTAATCATGTCGCGCTTTGATTTGTCTGCGATATCGCGGGCGCAAATCGGGGTGCCTGCCGGGATTACGCTGGCGTCTGCACTGGTGTACGGGATCTGCGCATATATTTCCTCGGCGCTGGCGCACACCGCCGCCTACGATGTGATTTATGAGCTGCGCATCAGGCTGATGGACAAGCTGGCGAAGCTGCCGTCCGGCTATTTTACGGCGACTACCCAGGGCAGTATTAAAAAGATTATGTCGGACGATACGGAGCAGATAGAGGTTTTTATCGCGCATCACCTCTGCGATATCGCGGCGGCAGTCGCGACGCCGGTATTTACGCTGCTGTATCTTTTTTGCATGGACTGGCGTCTGGCGCTTGTTGTGCTGCTGCCGATACTGATTTCCTTTCTGCTGCTCGGCATCTGCCTGGCGCGGCCGGATAAGGCGGCGCTGCAGACAGAGATGCACGATGCGCAGGAAGCCATGCAGGGAACGATTGTGGAATACATACACGGAATGGCGGTGATTAAAATTTTCAACCGCAGCCTGAGCGCCTTCCGCCGGTATGAGGGAGATATCACGCGATTTGTCAATGCGGTGAAAAAAACGGCGAAAGCAAATGCGTGGCCGATGGCGGCTTACTACGCCTTTTTCGGGGCGCAGCTCCTTTTCCTGCTTCCGGCGGGCGTGCTGCTTCTGCTGCGGGCGGAGGATTACGCGGGCTTTCTGCCGGTGGTCTTTCTGTTTTTCCTGGTGGGCAGCGGTCTGAAGGAGCCGATTGAAAACATGATGCAGATGGTAATTGTTTCGGGAAAAATCATTGAGGGCGTCAGCCGGATGGACGGGATTCTTCTTGCGGAGGAAATCAGCGAAGGCACAGGGGCGGCGCCGCAGGAATACAGCGTATCCTTCGAGGATGTATCCTTTTCCTATGTGGACGGCGTGAAAGCGGTCGACCATGTGTCCTTTACCATGCGGCAGGGAAGCGTGACCGGACTGGTCGGTCCCTCCGGAGGCGGAAAATCCACACTGGCACGGCTTCTGCTGCGGTTTTATGAAACGGGAGAGGGCTGCATCCGGATCGGCGGCGTGGATATCCGGGACATTCCCCAGGAACAGCTGACGCACATCGTTTCCTACGTCTTTCAGGAGAATTTCCTGTTTCATGATACGGTGGAGAATAACATCCGCATGGGCGACCGGAGCGCAACGATGGAACAGGTGCGGGAGGCGGCAGAAAACGCCGGCATCCATGATGTGATTATGCGGCTTCCAAGAGGCTATCAGATGTAG
- a CDS encoding TnpV protein: MAKSLFEELGGRYERQGDYLIPCLTVPSEEEQPIGTWGQRHLDYLKQYRKVTYTNLLTSGKLNAYLADIDKQAQERFERLIEGMKQAQGITERLKEENALEWLGRMNNIRACAREIVNEEIIYT, from the coding sequence ATGGCAAAATCATTATTTGAGGAACTGGGCGGCAGATACGAGCGGCAAGGCGATTATTTAATACCGTGTTTAACCGTACCCTCCGAAGAAGAACAGCCGATAGGCACATGGGGACAGCGGCACTTGGACTATCTGAAACAGTACCGTAAGGTTACATACACCAATCTTCTCACAAGCGGCAAACTCAACGCTTATCTTGCCGACATCGACAAGCAGGCACAGGAACGCTTTGAAAGGCTCATAGAGGGCATGAAACAGGCACAGGGCATAACGGAACGCTTAAAGGAAGAAAATGCTTTAGAATGGCTAGGAAGAATGAATAACATAAGGGCGTGTGCGAGGGAGATTGTAAACGAGGAAATCATTTATACATAA
- a CDS encoding MerR family transcriptional regulator, with product MNYTTNEVAQKLGITKDTLFYYEREGLLPQIERDEMNRRIYSESDIEWIFLIRCLRDTDMPMCKIKQYISLLKHGGENSIPERKNILVEHEAFIIGKIKAYQDLLVLIKKKIEFYDEVLNDKNTESQKCMDYLMEWEHFKELLGGIAYEK from the coding sequence ATGAACTATACAACAAATGAGGTAGCGCAAAAACTAGGGATTACGAAAGACACATTATTTTATTATGAGAGGGAAGGTCTGTTACCCCAAATTGAACGGGATGAAATGAATAGACGGATTTATTCTGAATCGGATATTGAATGGATATTTTTAATCCGTTGTTTACGGGATACCGATATGCCGATGTGCAAAATAAAACAATATATTTCTCTACTTAAACATGGTGGGGAAAACTCCATACCAGAGCGAAAAAATATTTTAGTTGAGCATGAAGCTTTTATTATAGGGAAGATAAAGGCATACCAAGATTTATTAGTGCTGATAAAAAAGAAGATTGAATTTTATGACGAAGTTTTAAATGATAAAAATACTGAATCTCAAAAGTGTATGGATTATCTCATGGAATGGGAACATTTCAAAGAACTTCTCGGAGGGATTGCATATGAAAAATAA
- a CDS encoding RNA polymerase sigma factor, giving the protein MAYGAKTYTLREESTESGTRYLISFKDGQGEHHELEVSEQLFIEFRQMERKNRNLQQWNQRHREFNEVWDETLYRRALRVPKTLDERMIEKERNELFYKAVAQLPEIQRRRFLLYYEYDFNFYQIAEMEHCTASAIQKSVSVAREKVKAEMRKYLQP; this is encoded by the coding sequence ATGGCATACGGGGCAAAGACATACACGCTTCGGGAGGAATCCACCGAAAGCGGCACAAGGTATCTTATCAGTTTTAAGGACGGGCAGGGGGAACACCACGAGTTAGAAGTGTCCGAGCAGTTATTCATTGAATTTCGGCAGATGGAGCGGAAAAACAGAAACCTTCAGCAATGGAATCAGCGGCACAGGGAATTTAACGAGGTATGGGATGAAACCCTTTACAGACGAGCGTTGCGAGTGCCTAAAACGCTTGATGAAAGAATGATTGAAAAAGAACGGAATGAATTGTTTTACAAAGCGGTTGCCCAACTGCCAGAGATACAAAGGCGGCGTTTCCTGCTCTATTACGAGTATGATTTCAACTTTTACCAAATCGCCGAGATGGAGCATTGCACCGCTTCTGCAATTCAAAAATCCGTTTCAGTTGCAAGGGAAAAGGTTAAGGCAGAAATGAGAAAGTATCTCCAACCGTGA